In Cryptomeria japonica chromosome 1, Sugi_1.0, whole genome shotgun sequence, the sequence aaatagaccGATTCTGGGTATAGTTTGCATGGAATCAGTTAGGGTTCGAAATTTTTGTCCCTAATTTTTTGCCGGACGTTTTGACCTCTGCAAAACCTTAATGACTTTCTGTATCGCTGAAAATTGAAACATtaaatatttttgtttgcattttgaatAAGAGCCTCACCTTTTCTCGCTGTTTCACCTgggaattataaataaaaaattggaaATAACGTTTTGCAACTGATAAAGCTTGAGAAATACGAGAATAAGCTTTCCGTCGTTTCCTTATTTTTGGTAACTTTACATCTAATTTGGAGAATTATAAAGTTTATATaggtatttataaaaaaaattatacgcGACAATCCTTACATTCATTTtactatatatttaatatattataaaataatttaataattaaaattattatacattatattagtgtcatttattaaaatatatagaataattatataatttaataaaattgtaaattagaaatataattaacattataaactaatttgtaaattaaaattattatacattatattagtgtcatttattaaaatatataaaataattatataatttaataaaattgtaaattagaaatataattaacattataaactaatttgtaaattaaaattattatacattatattagtgtcatttattaaaatatatagaataattatataatttaataaaattgtaaattagaaatataaataatttaaaaattaaaaattcatatttttatagaccattaataaatgtaaatataataatatttatttttaatttataatatatattatttaatttttaatatataattaatatatataaaataatttataatttaaaattattatatatcaTATTAGTGTGTAGTTTATTAAactatatagaataattatataatttaataaaattgtaaattagaaatataaataatttaaaaattataaattaaaacttGGCATCTTTATATaccattaataaatgtaaatataataatatttatttttaatttataatgtatattatttaatttttaatatataattaatatatataaaatgatttgtaaattaaaattattatatactATATTAGTGTGTCATTTATTAAactatatagaataattatataatttaataaaattgtaaattagaaatataaataatttaaaaattataaattataaattcgtATCTTTATAAAtcattaataaatgtaaatataataatatttattttaaatttataatgtatattatatcattttaaatatataattaatatatatttaattttaaaaatatatttattttttatactaTATCCGATTTTTTGCCGATTTTTTTGTTTTGcggattaattccccaaacgattaatgcttcTTTGGTTTCAATAATTTATATTCGTACGATATTTAACTTGTTTAGTATTTAATACTCACTCAGCCTTTAATAACCTATTCCATATGAGTAGTAATTGTTAGTTTAAAAAatgagcagagaaaacacataataatgaacaaaaAACAGCAGAAAGAATAaaagacacaacaaagaactcaagacacataattaacgtggttcaccactaagtggctacgtccactagAAAAGCAGGGAGAATtgttattaaccaatatccaattacacagtacattatgtatgggctgcacacaaccatttatataaacatatcaaatatgaaatgaagagtcttctaaggaagacaaacaaccatgtgactgttgggcttcatatacccaacagtaATTTCGTCCATGATCTTTTTGGTAAACAATCTTAATAATATCagcaaaaacatcatcagaatacCAAGTTAATTTTGCTTTCATTTTTTCCTTTAAATTGATGCATATCAATCATGTTGTCAACCCCATAATCAAAAGTGTAAGGGGTTCCATGAGTTTTAACTTCATATCACACCACTAGCCAAAAtacaatttaatttttattttatttttaaagagaTGGTTTCCATTCTGCACATTGATTCCTAGTAGAAAATACACATTGTATATCCTAAAACTTTGATAAACTTGAGTTTGGCAATCCACCTACATCATCTAGAGAGGATTTCAATGGAAAACCCAAATACAATGTGAGAGGCGGCTTAGGTCTCATCCTGAAACTTACACCACGACCTCATCAAATGATTACAACTTAAAAGAGGTGAGGAGATTTCAAGCCGCCAAGCTCTTAAGAGAATTCTCGTTGCAGAGGGCCTGCCCTGTCCAATATTATACTTCAAATTAATGTGCCCGACATATGAAAACTGAATATGTTAACCATTTTTCTTTTGATTATTATCTGCATTTATTCCATTTAAGTTTGGGCTCTAACATTTGTAATTACCATTGATTTTGGTGCTGCTATGCTTGGCAACTACATATGATGACAGGCTGATTTTGGGCATGCCATATTCCTTGAATCATGTTTGATTTTATGCGCTAAGGTTGTTTTCATATAGAACAACAATTTTGAATGCAAAGAATCATGTTAGAGGCATATGTTATTAGACAGGAGGGTTTGCTTGTTGACTGTTGAATGTCACTGCAAACTTAACTTTAGCTTGTTAAATCCAGCTCTGCTGTTGTATATGATAAGGTTATTAAATAATTTGCAATTCTAATTACAAAGAGTGGCTTGAATTTTCCTTGCAATTTATGTAgggaaacaaattttttttttttggtaattattaGGTCTGTGGTAGCTATTCTGGTTTCAATAATGCATTAACGTACTACGAAAATATAACATGCAGTTACAAATGCATTGCAAACTGTTGATCGTGAAACAGCTGTGATTTTTCGAAGGTATCAATAACACGAATGTTTCTATTCAGTGACTAAACCCATTATGGAAGAGTGACTAAACCCATTATGGAAGTGTTGTAGTATATATGTGTCCTTGGTTGGgctcatgaaagatgatgatgcaGTGGGCAACTCTCCAAACAGTTTATCTCTCCGTGATCAATGTAGGGTTTTATTCGAAAGTACAATACAGAATTTCCTTCGTTAGGGGAAGATTCATGTAATTCCGCTGCTCACGAGCTCTGCAATAGCTTAATGTAGTCTTATTGAAACAAGGCCACACAGAATTGTTCCTGGCGATCATAATTTTGCATGATAATTTTCCTTGGCCAAATAAAATTAATGTGGAATATCAATCAATTGAAAATTGAAACTAAGCATACAACAACAAAATTATGATAAGAGAATGCAGTGGCAAGAAAGTTCCACCACAACTTTTTAAAATGtaagtatatatataatatatatagataacTACATACATCGTCAATAATTTTTTTGCAGTGTAATCACCAACCGCAATGGAAACACAATGTCACAACGGATACCAATTTTAGTTCTATAATTTCTAGTAACAAGAGAAGAGCCACAAAATGAGGATTGGTGGCTGATTGAAAACCAGAGAAGTAAACCAACTGCAATGGAAACACGATGTCACACTGATACCAATTTTACTTTGAGGGTGATTGAAATCCAGAAGTAAACCCTCTGCATGCATGTCCCTGGGCCCGGGCTGTCCTTCAAATCTATGCTTCTCACTTATACTCTAACATCATGTTATTCTCCGGTGCCAGTCCCACGCATGCCCTCATTATGTTCTCAAGCATAGCCCTCTGTTTTGCCAGGGCATTTACCACAGGAGTACCAGGGGGAACCTACATGCAGATATTGAAACTCAATTAAGTTGCTGCTATGTTAGATATAATGAGTTTAGCCAGTATTAATATTAAGAGCTTACCAATGGGGCTTTGGTGAGGTAGCTCAGAATAGTTGCCACAGGGTGGAAAGAGTGGAATTTGGCCTGAAATAATTATGATTGCAAAAGTTTAGTTCAAATCCAGAATTTACAACACTGCAATGTAAACTTATGGTGATCAATGAAAAGAGTTAAATACCTCGCCCTCTTTCTTAAGGATTCCAATGTAAACTTATGGTGATCAATGAAAAGAGTTAAATACCTCGCTCTCTTTCTTAAGGTGAATCCTGGTGCTAAGTTCTGCAAGTAATACCAGATCCAATATTAAAGGAGCTGCAAGCAAAGAGTCTTCACAGGTGTTGTGGAGTACAATGGTACTCTTCCCTCCCATGAAAATTTCAGAAGTGTATTCGTCCATGGCTCTCTTGCTGTCTCCAACATAGGGAACATACTGCCAGAAATATAACAGAAGAAAAATCTCAGGGCTAACCAAGAAAAGTGATTTAAGAGAAATTAAGAACAATTGTTGAATTTTTACCTTGATGACAACCACATGGTCAGGGTGTTCACCAGGCCCATACAAAATAGCATTGCTGGAAACCATGTCATCTACAACATTGCTCTTTGAAATTTCCTTAGAGCGGAAAGTCTGTGGCGCTGACAGATTCATCCCGTCGTTGTTTCCTAAGTGATTGTAGCTCACAATGGCGGTTGGCTGCACTAGAAAAACCATTGATCAGTTCAAGTAGTTTGGAATAAAGTTAAACATGGTTACCATTTTATAAAGTATTAATAGCTCTTGCAATTGCAGACCTTGATACCGGCACCAACAAGGAAATCCACTAGCACGGATTTCATCTTTGTCTGACCACTCTTGAAGTCGTCCCCTCCAATAAGACTGTTATTCTCAATGGCCAGCTCTATCAGACCTGAAACACATCATACTCGAAGCATTGATATATAAACTGCGCAattcataattgttcttcattgcAGATACTACCCCTCTTCGCAGAAACATTAAACTATGAAGAAACAACACCTGATTACAGAATAAAGGTTTTGGGGTCTGGATCTGTCTTAGAACTAAAGGCCACGGGAAAACCCTTGAACCAAAGTGTTGAAATATTATTTGAACTTCCTTCTTATATGAAAGAAAATTGATTGGAAGAGAATTGAGCGCTCCAATGATCATGGGATGTCTACCATGTCTATATACTACATGAATCGTAAATGTCCATCATTGCAAATACAAACCCCTCTTGGTAGAAATTTTAAACTACCTAAAACCAGACCCCAAGATTTGCAGCAATGGATCTACAAACCTGGAACAAAGGTATTCTGAGGACTGCCATTGATGAAAGGAACGTTCTCCTGAATACAGGCCAAAGCATAAAGAGTTGAGGGCGAGATCTCAGGCTCGTCCCTTTCCAGAGATGCCAGAAGAGTCTCCTTTGTGTCATTCAGCCCCACCATAACGTCACTGTACCGTTCTGTATTGGCGGTCCAGAGAACTACTACTCTGTCCACCTTTGTTTTTGCCTTAAACTCCCTGCAGGAAACAAGAGTTGAAGAAATTCAGGAAAGCATTAGCATTGTTTGTCAAAGGAAAATCTACGACTATCAACAGAGATGTTTAATAAATGCCTTTAGGGGCGAAGGCACATCTGTTAATTGTGCGGACTTTTTTAGGAAGAGACCTCCTGTCTGGCCTGTTAAAGGAGGGCTATAACTTTCTTCTTCCTTTAAGTAGTACAAGATGCATTTCTCaaccaaataaagaaaaaaagaatgaTTTCCTTCATTAGAAGCTATCAACAATGTGAAAGATAAAAAGGTATACAAGACTGCTGCAAAACAGATAAAGCAAGGCTTGATTCAGCAGTCTTACCTAATGTCTTGAACAATTTGCTGCACCTGTTCCTTCTTTGAACCCTTGATAATATTATTTGCTCTTTCACCTTGGTTTGCAGCTATAAAATCGGGGTCAAAGACGCCAGGAAGAGGCAGCATGTCTTGCATGTAAGGTCGCAGCTGCTTCTGGAGGTCAATGTCGAGTACCTTGGCTCGGGCCATGGCATCTGCCAAATTCAGGTTGCTAATGTCCCAACCCCCAAAAACAATATCGTTAGGGTCCACCTGCACAAACAAATTAAGTTCAAAATGGGAAGTATGATATACTCCGAAGGAAGCTATAAAAGGAATCAAAATGAACATGCCTTGTTTCATGAAGTAAAATATGTGATATCCACCGTTAAATCAGTCAGAAATGATCTTATAAATTTTAGACGTATAAACAAAATTTGTTCGCATATCCTGCATATCTGGAAataatctattaattaaatagcgAGTCAAAATTGGTTTCCAAATCCTAAAGATCTGAAATAAATGCCAAATTCTATTGTAATATAGCCAAAAAAAAATAGACAAATTTGTTAAAAAGGTTATTATTAAAAAACACAAATTTGTAAATACTTATTTTTACAGTTAGGATGAGAACTTGGGATCTCCCCCATGTGCATGGGGATATGCTCTATGAGAAAGGCTATTGACCATCTTTTGTGTGGGGAGCTTTTTGGTAGATATTGTATCAAAACCCAAATTTGTAAAAATTGTTATTTTAATAGAATTTTTGGCTGATATTGTGTGAAAATCCAAATTTGTAAAAATTGTTATTTTTATGGAATAATTAGGACTAGAACTGCTCTATGAGCAGAGGAACTCCCATGCGCATACTCCTCTTTGTGCATGCTGTTTGGAGGTGGCTCATTTCTccaacaaatttttcaaaaatttgaatttaaaaattctagACAGCTGAAAATGATCTCGTGGATTCTACAATGGTACGAGTAATTCCTTGATAAACTGATTTTATGATACTCCTCTTTGTGCTCACTGTTGGAGGTGGCTCATTTCTCCAACAAAATATTCAAAATGAACAGaacttgaatttaaaaaatttacacAGCTGAAAATAATCTCGTAGATTCTACAATAGTAGAGTAATTCCATGATAAACCGATTTTATGAATAATTCCTTAATTCTATGAAAGTTCTTCAACATTTTTAAGTAACTGAAGATGATAATGACTCCTAGTATTCTAAAGCGAAGCAGCATCATTGGCGACCTATAGATCGGTCGCAAAAATGTCAGACCCGAAAACATAAAGATAATTTAATTTTTACCATGGGAAGGAGGCTCTTGAAAGGAGCATAAATCTCTTCACCATTATAAGAACCGATTCTACAAGTGGAGGCTTGGGTGAGAGACCCAAAGTAATTTGCCTGCTGTACTTTATCCTTTGTCACCCAAGAGATTCCTCTGCAAATCAAATCCAAAATTTTCAGTTAACACGGTGAAATCAACAGTCAATACAACACAACACAAACAAGATCCACATTTGACGAAGCAAAAGGATGAAAATCCTTACTCTCTGTTGGCAATAACACCCGCGGTCAGTGTGGAGCCGTTATTTCCACCCCATCCCACGAGCATGACCCTGCACAAATTACAAATACAAATTAAAACGAAATTAAAACGAAATCTTCTAATGATattaaatttccacaatccataaatcTAAAATGTTAAATACAAAAAAAGTAATGTTCAAAATCTAAATCAAAAAATTCTCTGCATAAATCCGAAAtgttaaatacaaaaaataatgtTCAGAATCTAAATCAAAAGATTCTCAGTCAGCATAAATCCGAAAtgttaaatacaaaaaataatgtTCAGAATCTAAATCAAAAGATTCTCAGCATCAGCGTGACCCTTCATAAATCACAAAgacaagttttaaaaaaaaaaaaaatactaaaaatattaaatttccaCAATCCTTAAATCCGAAATGTTAGATACAATCCAAAAACAGCAACATCAAAAAAACTACTATTGAGCACCTAAATCAAAAGATTCTCTGCATCAGTTTATATTTGAAATCATACAAGTAGTAAATAAAAAACTAGGCAGCCCGCACAATTACCCATGCATCTGCAAGTTGGACTCATAATTTTCACACATAAACCAAcaatttcttcaaaatatttcaaaactgACAGTAAATGTTCTAGCGCGGGCCACCACATATCAATTGGGGCTAaagaaatttcttgacaaattacaGAAAAGCAAGAACAAAAACAATACACAACTTTAAACACAGAACAAACACACCAATTAAACTCAACACACCCGAGCTTGGGAAGCCTGGTATCAGTCTTGAACTCATATTTAACCGACTTGGTCTTGACGACCCACTCATACTTCCCACTCCTGTTCTCATGAACAAGCTCAGTGGTCTGATAATCATACACAGACTCAATTCTCTCCTCAGTATACTTCACATTGGGGCTTTCCACTCGAAACTTGTTAATAAACATTTTCCAAAACCGATCCCTCTCTGCTCCTTCTGCTCCTGTAACCAACCAACTCAACTCGCCACTACTCTAGCAGGTTATTCAGTTGTTTTTCTGGAGTGCCCCGACCTCCCTTTTTAAAGAGCATGGCCGAGAAAGATGCCAAACCTAGCTGGGCCTCCCATTTCCCACCTCTTATGGCGCCACTTGTAACCATCGCCACCGCATTTCCACGGCTCGTGAATCTGCTCTGATACACACTAAGCTTTCAATGGCCCCCACCAGACCCCACTTTTCCAGTACTAATTCGTCTGGTCATGAACACACTACCTAGGTAGATTCCTCAATAACACTCTACTCTGCGAGTGGTGGGTGTCGAACCGCGGTCGCCTCGAGTCCTGAGGCTGAGCTTTTGCTTGCGCGTGGCCAGGTGGGGCCCTCTGTATGTGGGCCCCATACAGACCACGGAGCACTCGCCACTTTTAAGGTGGACTTGAAGCGTCGATTTCTGCTACTCTCATGTCTCTCGTCTcttccattttcaatcatttttgaaaaagaaatactgaattattttgtaaaaattaaaaaaaaattgaataataatCTTCTGCTTGTTACGGGAAGCTTCGGCATACTTTTTTGGCGGCAAGGCCCCTCACGAGAGAGTCTTTATGTGATACGGCACTTTTGGGGGACCATGCCTCATTTATTTCCAAAATAATTCAAGTGTTTTAgggctgtagctattctggctccaaaacggcatgGCATGTGACGATGCAGTTCTAAAATCGCATGCCCTTCCATGATGCCATGAGACATGTTTTGTCGCCGTTTTGCGGTTGACGGAATAGATTTGAATGCCGCTAACATTTGTCGGCCACTCTCATGGTCACGAGCACGGCTACACGTCCAAAAATTGAAAATGCCCGTCGTCAATTTGAAAATGCCCACGTCAATTTGAAAAGCCCGCCTCAATTTGATTTGAAAAGCCTGCCTCAATTTGAAACGCCAGACGCAGTTTGTAAACATGTGGCCAAAAATTTGAAATGCCCGCCTTAATGATCATCTTGCCAAATAGTTGCGTCTGGCGAGAGAGAGCCGAAAGGTCCAGAGAAATAATCTGGAGGTGGAGGTTTTGGTTGAATGACATAGAAGTTATGTGCCAGTGGAAGACGTTGAGCTTGTTGTAGCTCATGGCCGTGATTATCCTCAGAATTTATTTCGCAGATTAAAAGTTCCTGCTCATGTCCAGTGAAATTCCTCTGTGAGGGAATACCGGATAGTCCACGATCGTCAAAGGGCTGGGGATGAGGAGAGGGTAATAGGAAGTGGCGTTGTGGGCACGGATCAGCTATGAGAATGTCTCCCCAAATGGCTCCCCATGCCATTTGCGATGATAATGTAGCGGGAGTTTCGTCAGATGGAACGGTGAGATTGCATGACTCGTCTACGCCATGTTGCAGGTCAAAGTTGAGATCGCGGACCAACATATTGAGCTATTTTAACGGTGTGGAAGAAACGGGCATGGATTGTGTAGCGTCGAATGAGTGGATGGGATACCAAGGGCTTTTCCAGATGATGGTTTTGTAGCAGGAGACTACGTTTGCAAGGCTTGTATGATTGGGAAACAAGATTTGAAACGCTGAAGACAATGGATCTTCTCTCGACAGAATGATTTGCCTGAACTTAGTTCTATATCAAATTTGATCTTTCAGTTAATTAGTACAATTTGTTTTGTTTTCAGTTAAGTTCACCGCTTAAGAATTCAGTACATTCTGTCAAATTACAGTAGGAAATCCGCTACAAACACGAGGCCTTAGAAATCAATCCAGTTGCTTTGTTCTGTCGCTGCGTCCATGGATCTTCTCTGCACAGAATGCGTTTACCAAATTTGGTCTTTCTGTCGATTATAATTTTTTGGgggttttcagttaatttcaacgCTAAGAATTGGGAAAAAAGATTTGAAACGCCGAAGACAATGGAATCATTAATTGGTCTTTATTTTCTCATTTTACAGAGATGAGCTTTGGCCATACGTAGATATACGAGAGAGGACAGTGGAGTAGAGCAGCAACTGGAACAAAATTAAGAGTCGCCTTCAGGATGTCAAAGTATGCAAAAACTTCACCAATGATTCAGTCAACCAAGTTGCAGAGCAGTTCTACAAAAAGAATTTATCCCCAATTCAGGTAATACgcctaaaatctcattttttataataaacattgtaaCTATGGAGAATTTGATTTTGGCCTCTATTAGAGTTGTGATATGTTTCTATACTAATAACATGGGAAATTTGAATTGAATATTGTAGTTCGGTTGTTGCAAGCCTCCAACGTCATGCGACTTTGTCTATGTGAACGCCACTTATTGGACTTACCATCGACCCACCATAAATGTCTTCCACTGGCACATAAACCACTGTTGTAAACGGTTGGTTAGTTTCCCATATATACAAATCGAACATTAATGGTGGGTCTCTATATAAGTTTTTCTTGTCTAAAATGTCTATACTAGATCATAACTTCTTTAATAATTGTTATAGTTTAGACTAAAGTAATTGTTTTAAACACGGATTCAGAAACATTATGGATCTCTTAAACGAACCCTTACATGGGCTTGGGCTCTACCTATATGTAAATATTTTAGAGTTCTTTGTTCTATTCCAAGGGAGAAGGTCCG encodes:
- the LOC131069139 gene encoding inositol-3-phosphate synthase produces the protein MFINKFRVESPNVKYTEERIESVYDYQTTELVHENRSGKYEWVVKTKSVKYEFKTDTRLPKLGVMLVGWGGNNGSTLTAGVIANREGISWVTKDKVQQANYFGSLTQASTCRIGSYNGEEIYAPFKSLLPMVDPNDIVFGGWDISNLNLADAMARAKVLDIDLQKQLRPYMQDMLPLPGVFDPDFIAANQGERANNIIKGSKKEQVQQIVQDIREFKAKTKVDRVVVLWTANTERYSDVMVGLNDTKETLLASLERDEPEISPSTLYALACIQENVPFINGSPQNTFVPGLIELAIENNSLIGGDDFKSGQTKMKSVLVDFLVGAGIKPTAIVSYNHLGNNDGMNLSAPQTFRSKEISKSNVVDDMVSSNAILYGPGEHPDHVVVIKYVPYVGDSKRAMDEYTSEIFMGGKSTIVLHNTCEDSLLAAPLILDLVLLAELSTRIHLKKESEAKFHSFHPVATILSYLTKAPLVPPGTPVVNALAKQRAMLENIMRACVGLAPENNMMLEYK